The following proteins come from a genomic window of Hypanus sabinus isolate sHypSab1 chromosome 9, sHypSab1.hap1, whole genome shotgun sequence:
- the cebpb gene encoding CCAAT/enhancer-binding protein beta gives MQSLAGWDSRCDSPCFQTGQTYTNLMEVANFYESDCSLNKLHRDRSMTDLGIGDNESAIDFSPYIDPATASAAGGNFELHGDLLTDIMLSDEYKKKSLPDYNAYLSLMRNSSGGARHQGSILSCTPQFLETRLEPVFEQSLESKGGVKQESRDDEGAMSATAASSSYARSLLQYQCVASGSNSNLSTSSLSSTPPATPNSAESNRGTGATASGASGGKTKSKKTVDKHSDEYRLRRERNNIAVRKSRDKAKMRNVETQHKVLELSAENERLQKRVEQLSRELTTLRNLFKQLPEHTLLSASGNC, from the coding sequence ATGCAAAGTCTGGCCGGTTGGGACTCGCGTTGCGACTCGCCATGTTTCCAAACAGGTCAGACTTACACTAATTTGATGGAAGTGGCCAATTTCTACGAGTCGGACTGTTCCCTGAACAAGTTGCACCGCGACCGGTCAATGACAGATCTGGGCATCGGAGACAACGAGAGTGCCATCGACTTCAGCCCTTACATCGACCCGGCCACAGCCTCAGCAGCAGGGGGCAACTTTGAGCTCCACGGGGACCTTTTGACGGATATTATGCTGTCAGACGAGTACAAGAAGAAATCGCTGCCCGACTACAACGCCTACTTGTCCCTGATGCGCAACTCGTCGGGCGGCGCCCGGCACCAGGGCAGTATCCTGAGCTGTACGCCTCAGTTCCTGGAGACGCGGCTGGAACCGGTGTTTGAGCAGAGTTTGGAATCAAAAGGCGGCGTGAAGCAAGAATCCAGGGACGACGAAGGGGCCATGTCAGCCACGGCTGCCTCCTCGTCCTACGCGCGGTCGCTGCTGCAGTACCAGTGCGTGGCCAGCGGCAGTAACAGCAACTTGTCCACCTCGTCTCTGTCGTCCACGCCGCCGGCCACCCCCAACTCCGCAGAATCCAACCGGGGCACGGGGGCAACGGCGTCGGGAGCCAGCGGCGGCAAGACTAAGAGCAAGAAGACGGTGGACAAGCACAGCGACGAGTACCGGCTGCGCCGGGAGAGGAACAACATCGCGGTGAGGAAAAGCAGGGACAAGGCCAAGATGCGGAACGTGGAGACGCAGCATAAAGTGCTGGAGCTCAGCGCCGAGAACGAGCGGCTGCAGAAGAGAGTGGAACAGCTGAGCCGGGAGCTGACCACCCTGAGGAACTTGTTTAAACAGCTCCCGGAGCACACCCTGCTCAGTGCGTCGGGCAACTGCTGA